The genomic segment CTACGAAGTGGCGGGCTGCAAGAAGCCCATGCGCCGCTTGTGGATTTCTTCAATGGAGGACGGGGCGATTAAGGCGGGCTTTGCTTCCCTCAAAGACGGGCGGGACTATGGCGCGCTCTTTGCGTCCGCCCTCTGCCGCGCAAAGGCTGACTGGCTTATCGGCATTAACGCCACCCGGCTTTTCTCCTGCCTGTATGGAAAGACCTTGAACGTGGGGCGCGTCCAGACCCCGACCTTAAAAATGCTCACCGACCGGGACGCGGCTATCTCCCATTTCCAGAAAGAAAAATATTATCATGTGCGCCTTGATTTATCCGGCGCGGAAGCGGCAAGCGGGAGGATTTCCGACAAGGCAGAAGCCGACGCGCTGAAAGGGGCTTGCGAAGCGGAAACGGCGGTATGCGTTTCCCTCACCAGAGAGAAGAAAACCGCAGCCCCGCCGAAGCTCTTTGACCTTACCTCTTTGCAGCGGGAAGCGAACCGCATTTTCGGCTACACCGCGAAGCAGACCCTTGACCTTGCACAATCCCTTTATGAAAAGCGGCTCCTTACTTATCCGAGGACGGACAGCAGCTTTCTTACTGACGACATGGGCGGCACCGCAGCGGGCATTATCGCGCTGCTTTGCGAAAAACTCCCCTTTATGGCGGGCGCGGACTTCACGCCGGAGGTTGTAAAGGTATTAGACAGTAAAAAAGTATCAGACCACCACGCAATCATTCCCACTATGGAGCTTGCAAAGGCTGACCCGGACGCGCTGCCGGAAAGCGAGAAGAATATCCTTACCCTTGCGGGGGCGCGTCTGCTTTTTGCCACCGCCGAGCCGCATATTTATGAAGCGGTTACGGCGGTTTTCTCATGCGCCGGGACAGACTTCACCGCAAGGGGAAAGACCGTACTTGCGGAGGGTTGGAAAGAGCTTGAACGCAGATACCGGGCGACGCTGAAAGATAAGCCCGAAGCAGAGGACGGGGAAAATGAGGGCGTGACGCTGCCGGAGCTTTCCGAGGGACAGAACTTTCCTAACCCCGCCGCAAAAGTAACGGAGCATACCACAACGCCGCCGAAGCCCCACAGCGAAGCGTCGCTTCTCTCTGCTATGGAGCGAGCCGGGAACGGGGACACCGACCCGGACGCGGAACGCCGGGGGCTTGGCACTCCCGCCACCCGCGCCGCCGTCATTGAAAAACTGGTAAAGGGCGGCTTTGCAGAGCGCAAGGGGAAGCAGCTTATCCCCACGCAGAACGGAGCCGCCCTTATATCAGTCTTGCCGGATATGCTCACTTCCCCGCAGCTTACCGCAGAATGGGAAAACAATCTGACGCAGATAGCAAAGGGAGCCGCAGACCCCGGCGAATTTCTGTCCGGCATTGAAGCTATGGCGCGGGAGCTTGTGCAGACACACGCCGCAGCACTGGACGGGAAAAAGGATTTGTTCCGGGAGGAAAAGCCCTCTGTCGGCAAATGCCCCCGTTGCGGTTCCCCCGTCCATGAGGGGAAGAAAAACTATTATTGCAGCAACAAAGAATGTGCCTTTGTCATGTGGAAGAATGACCGCTTTTTCGAGGAACGCAAGACCGCTTTTTCCGCGAAGATTGCCGCCGCGCTCCTTAAATCCGGCAAAGTGAATGTGAAGAAGCTCTATTCCCCGAAAACAGGCAAGACCTATGACGGAACTATCGTTCTGGCTGACACTGGCGGGAAATACGTCAACTACCGTATCGAAGTACAGAAGAACTAAAAACTTG from the Blautia wexlerae DSM 19850 genome contains:
- a CDS encoding DNA topoisomerase 3, translated to MAFRLVIAEKPSVAQTIAAALGIKGKQDGYIEGGGYLISWCVGHLVQLAEAAAYGEQYKKWSFDSLPILPEEWQYAVDPDKGKQFKTIKELMHRADVSEVVNACDAGREGELIFRFVYEVAGCKKPMRRLWISSMEDGAIKAGFASLKDGRDYGALFASALCRAKADWLIGINATRLFSCLYGKTLNVGRVQTPTLKMLTDRDAAISHFQKEKYYHVRLDLSGAEAASGRISDKAEADALKGACEAETAVCVSLTREKKTAAPPKLFDLTSLQREANRIFGYTAKQTLDLAQSLYEKRLLTYPRTDSSFLTDDMGGTAAGIIALLCEKLPFMAGADFTPEVVKVLDSKKVSDHHAIIPTMELAKADPDALPESEKNILTLAGARLLFATAEPHIYEAVTAVFSCAGTDFTARGKTVLAEGWKELERRYRATLKDKPEAEDGENEGVTLPELSEGQNFPNPAAKVTEHTTTPPKPHSEASLLSAMERAGNGDTDPDAERRGLGTPATRAAVIEKLVKGGFAERKGKQLIPTQNGAALISVLPDMLTSPQLTAEWENNLTQIAKGAADPGEFLSGIEAMARELVQTHAAALDGKKDLFREEKPSVGKCPRCGSPVHEGKKNYYCSNKECAFVMWKNDRFFEERKTAFSAKIAAALLKSGKVNVKKLYSPKTGKTYDGTIVLADTGGKYVNYRIEVQKN